The following proteins come from a genomic window of Candidatus Glassbacteria bacterium:
- a CDS encoding aminoacyl-tRNA hydrolase, whose amino-acid sequence MIEPQLESDLRVVVGLGNPGPDYENTRHNVGFWFVDYLAHKLGLDDFSRSANCLVTEGAAEGLEILFVKPILFMNRSGVALSALWRRRPFKLENLIVCYDEADLPAGTIRIRPRGSAGGHKGLKSIIEALGTDECTRLRFGVAGERVSGDLADYVLDPFEPEEEDAVLDRFEDAAEAVFVAFRDGIEAAMSRFNSC is encoded by the coding sequence ATAATAGAGCCTCAGCTTGAATCCGACCTTAGAGTGGTGGTGGGTCTGGGAAATCCCGGACCGGACTATGAAAACACCAGACACAATGTCGGCTTCTGGTTCGTGGACTACCTGGCCCACAAGCTCGGGCTCGATGATTTCTCCAGGAGTGCGAACTGTCTTGTCACCGAAGGCGCCGCCGAGGGACTGGAAATCCTGTTTGTCAAACCCATCCTGTTCATGAATCGCAGCGGTGTTGCGCTTAGCGCATTGTGGCGCCGCAGACCCTTCAAGCTGGAAAACCTGATCGTCTGTTACGATGAGGCCGACCTGCCGGCCGGTACGATCCGGATCAGACCGCGGGGCTCGGCCGGAGGCCATAAAGGCCTCAAGTCCATAATCGAAGCCCTGGGTACGGATGAATGCACCCGCCTCCGTTTCGGAGTTGCCGGTGAGCGCGTTTCAGGCGATCTGGCCGATTACGTGCTCGACCCGTTCGAGCCGGAAGAAGAAGACGCCGTGCTGGACAGGTTCGAGGATGCCGCCGAGGCCGTGTTTGTCGCGTTCAGGGATGGTATCGAAGCCGCAATGAGCCGTTTCAATTCATGCTGA
- a CDS encoding 50S ribosomal protein L25: MMTSKNPVMKARTRDRFGKGEMHRMRSEGLVPGVVYGHDEETVSLMIDERELSHLLNHISIENTIIDLELSGGVTKKYQTLIREVQRHPFKPILHHVDFYSVPKDRKIPVNVPIVLHGNPIGVAQEGGLVQHVLRELEIMVLPTTIPEQIDVEIGEMHMHDSIHVSDIETGEFELITDPKRTVVTVLPPVVIIEPEPEEEELLEGELPEGEEAEDGEAPAADDAGEEDKESGK; the protein is encoded by the coding sequence ATGATGACAAGCAAGAACCCTGTAATGAAAGCCCGGACCCGCGACCGTTTCGGCAAGGGCGAGATGCACCGGATGCGCAGCGAGGGATTGGTGCCGGGCGTTGTTTACGGCCACGATGAGGAAACGGTCTCGCTGATGATCGATGAGCGGGAGCTTTCTCATCTGCTGAACCACATCTCGATCGAGAACACGATTATCGATCTCGAACTCAGTGGCGGCGTAACTAAGAAATACCAGACGCTGATTCGCGAGGTCCAGCGCCACCCGTTCAAACCAATCCTGCACCACGTGGATTTCTACTCCGTGCCCAAGGACCGTAAGATTCCGGTTAACGTGCCGATTGTCCTGCACGGCAATCCGATCGGCGTTGCCCAGGAGGGCGGCCTGGTCCAGCATGTCCTGCGCGAGCTGGAAATCATGGTTCTGCCGACAACTATTCCCGAGCAGATCGATGTGGAGATCGGCGAGATGCACATGCACGACAGCATCCACGTCTCGGATATCGAAACCGGTGAATTTGAATTAATCACCGACCCCAAACGCACGGTCGTAACAGTTCTCCCGCCGGTCGTGATAATCGAGCCTGAACCCGAGGAAGAGGAACTGCTCGAGGGCGAGCTGCCTGAGGGCGAGGAGGCCGAGGACGGCGAGGCGCCTGCTGCGGATGATGCCGGCGAGGAAGATAAGGAGAGCGGGAAATAA
- a CDS encoding ribose-phosphate pyrophosphokinase, giving the protein MFSGIDLKIISGNSNRPLAEKIAASLNMELCKVEVRRFSDGEIFVKILENIRGTDCFVVQPTNPPADNFMELLLIIDALRRSSAGRITAVVPYYGYGRQDRKDQPRVGIGAKLVANLITMSGADRVMMLDLHSHQIQGFFDIPSDHLYTLPIFLEFIRSLELKNLVVVSPDIGGAKMARGYAGRLDCPLAFIEKRRPRPNVAESMNIIGDVSGKDVVIVDDMIDTGGTLVGACKVLGDQGANRIWVCCTHAVLSGAAVEVLQDVPLTGVALTDTIQIPEEKLFPKLKVLSVAELLGKAISYIHMGQSVSTLFVD; this is encoded by the coding sequence ATGTTCTCCGGAATCGACCTTAAAATTATCAGCGGCAACAGCAACCGTCCGCTTGCGGAGAAGATCGCCGCCAGCCTCAACATGGAGTTGTGCAAGGTTGAGGTCAGGCGGTTTTCCGACGGTGAGATTTTCGTCAAAATTCTGGAGAATATTCGCGGTACGGACTGTTTCGTGGTCCAGCCGACCAACCCGCCCGCGGACAATTTCATGGAGCTGCTGCTGATTATCGATGCGCTGCGGCGCTCCTCGGCGGGACGGATCACGGCGGTTGTCCCCTATTACGGCTATGGACGGCAGGACCGCAAGGACCAGCCGCGGGTCGGTATCGGCGCCAAGCTGGTTGCGAACCTGATAACGATGAGCGGGGCGGACAGGGTGATGATGCTGGATCTGCATTCACACCAGATCCAGGGCTTCTTCGATATCCCCAGCGACCACCTCTACACCCTGCCGATCTTCCTGGAATTTATCCGGTCGCTGGAATTGAAAAACCTGGTGGTGGTTTCGCCGGATATCGGCGGAGCCAAGATGGCCCGCGGTTACGCCGGCCGGCTCGACTGTCCGCTGGCTTTTATCGAGAAAAGACGGCCCCGGCCCAATGTGGCCGAGAGCATGAATATAATCGGTGATGTCAGCGGCAAGGACGTGGTGATTGTCGATGACATGATCGACACCGGCGGAACACTGGTCGGAGCCTGCAAAGTGCTCGGCGACCAGGGCGCAAACAGAATCTGGGTCTGCTGCACGCACGCGGTCCTCTCCGGCGCCGCGGTCGAGGTGCTTCAGGACGTCCCGCTTACCGGCGTGGCCCTGACCGATACGATCCAGATTCCCGAGGAAAAACTATTCCCGAAACTGAAAGTCCTGTCGGTGGCTGAACTGCTGGGCAAGGCGATAAGCTATATCCATATGGGCCAGTCAGTTAGCACGCTGTTCGTGGACTGA